In Silene latifolia isolate original U9 population chromosome X, ASM4854445v1, whole genome shotgun sequence, the following proteins share a genomic window:
- the LOC141620120 gene encoding uncharacterized protein LOC141620120, which produces MWMGPLDDDNDRLQARPRRTSDYKLDEDVICQSKKHGGVGLKDLHVWNVATIGKYAWWIAQKKDHLWVRWVNVVYIKSNDWMTYKPSMGSSWAWRKICHVKDIIRDYLFTGDGLEKYSIKESYLRLKPDGMKVHWYPWMLNRWILPKHSFMCWLIAHQRLLTQDRLIRMKITQSNCCFLCGSQEENYPHLFFDCLYSKKCLHRVADWCKVRLPDSNCIQWLVNWRQATACRKKVTAVILACLMYHVWQIRNISRMDGYVWKPEFLFNRVKHEVQSRLHHCDIRSKNANVINWIEYLKKH; this is translated from the coding sequence ATTTGCCAATCTAAAAAGCATGGTGGAGTGGGACTGAAAGATTTACATGTCTGGAATGTAGCTACCATTGGTAAATATGCATGGTGGATAGCTCAGAAGAAGGATCACCTCTGGGTCAGGTGGGTGAATGTAGTTTACATTAAGAGCAATGACTGGATGACATATAAACCAAGCATGGGAAGCAGTTGGGCCTGGAGGAAAATTTGCCACGTTAAGGACATTATTAGAGATTACTTGTTTACAGGGGATGGTTTAGAGAAGTATAGCATAAAGGAGAGTTATCTGAGGCTAAAACCAGATGGGATGAAGGTTCATTGGTATCCCTGGATGTTGAACAGATGGATCCTACCTAAGCATTCTTTTATGTGCTGGCTTATAGCTCATCAAAGACTGCTCACTCAGGATAGGCTCATTAGAATGAAGATTACTCAGAGTAACTGCTGTTTTCTGTGTGGCAGTCAAGAAGAGAACTACCCTCATCTCTTTTTTGACTGTTTATACAGTAAGAAATGTCTCCATAGGGTAGCTGACTGGTGTAAGGTCAGGTTACCTGATAGTAATTGCATACAGTGGCTGGTTAATTGGCGACAGGCTACTGCGTGCAGGAAGAAGGTGACTGCAGTGATTCTAGCTTGTTTGATGTATCACGTTTGGCAGATAAGGAACATTAGCAGAATGGATGGTTATGTGTGGAAGCCTGAGTTTCTTTTCAATAGGGTGAAACATGAAGTGCAAAGTCGGCTACATCATTGTGATATTAGGAGTAAAAATGCAAATGTGATTAATTGGATTGAATACCTTAAAAAGCACTGA